Proteins encoded together in one Pongo abelii isolate AG06213 chromosome 8, NHGRI_mPonAbe1-v2.0_pri, whole genome shotgun sequence window:
- the NEUROG3 gene encoding neurogenin-3: MTPQPSGAPTVQVTRETERSFPRASDDEVTCPTSAPPSPTRTRGNCAEAEGGGCRGAPRKLRARRGGRSRPKSELALSKQRRSRRKKANDRERNRMHNLNSALDALRGVLPTFPDDAKLTKIETLRFAHNYIWALTQTLRIADHSLYALESPAPHCGELGSPGGSPGDWGSLYSPVSQAGSLSPAASLEERPGLRGATSSACLSPGALAFSDFL, translated from the coding sequence ATGACGCCTCAACCCTCGGGTGCGCCCACTGTCCAAGTTACCCGTGAGACGGAGCGGTCCTTCCCCAGAGCCTCGGACGACGAAGTGACCTGCCCCACGTCCGCCCCGCCCAGCCCCACTCGCACACGGGGGAACTGCGCGGAGGCGGAAGGGGGCGGCTGCCGAGGGGCCCCGAGGAAGCTCCGGGCACGGCGCGGGGGGCGCAGCCGGCCTAAGAGCGAGTTGGCACTGAGCAAGCAGCGACGGAGTCGGCGAAAGAAGGCCAACGACCGCGAGCGCAATCGAATGCACAACCTCAACTCGGCGCTGGACGCGCTGCGCGGTGTCCTGCCCACCTTCCCAGACGACGCGAAGCTCACCAAGATCGAGACGCTGCGCTTCGCCCACAACTACATCTGGGCGCTGACTCAAACGCTGCGCATAGCGGACCACAGCTTGTACGCGCTGGAGTCGCCGGCGCCACACTGCGGGGAGCTGGGCAGCCCAGGCGGTTCCCCCGGGGACTGGGGGTCCCTCTACTCcccagtctcccaggctggcagCCTGAGCCCCGCCGCGTCGCTGGAGGAGCGACCCGGGCTACGGGGGGCTACCTCTTCcgcctgcttgagcccaggcgctCTGGCTTTCTCAGATTTTCTGTGA